A region from the Rhinoderma darwinii isolate aRhiDar2 chromosome 2, aRhiDar2.hap1, whole genome shotgun sequence genome encodes:
- the NR1I2 gene encoding nuclear receptor subfamily 1 group I member 2: MSKVQETIVLEEEEEEEEEEDASASGGMGDDDEDGEPKICRACGDRATGYHFNAMTCEGCKGFFRRAMKRSLRLSCPFQNACVINKNNRRHCQSCRLKKCLDIGMKKELIMSDEAVKLRRSLIKKKQGLSPVPALPPATSLTEEQEKMVRQLSEAQKKTFDWNFTHFRNYRPIRRHQDPPDQHQESTAFLMLPHISDLVTYMIKGIINFAKIVPYFRDLGMEDQIALLKGCALELCVIRFNSVFDYRTQTWSCGQFSYNSDDLAMAGFHQLFLQPLIRFHCMLRKLCLHIEEYALMQAISLFSADRPGVRDHQKIDKIQEHLALTLMAYIESQRPPSLQSRFLFAKIMECLTELRTMNDEHSKQLLHIWDIQPDFTPLLHEVFSRLPE, from the exons ATGTCCAAAGTTCAGGAAACCAtcgtactggaggaagaagaggaggaggaggaagaagaggacgcGTCAGCCAGTGGTGGAATGGGGGACGACGATGAGGACGGCGAACCGAAAATCTGCCGAGCTTGTGGCGACCGAGCTACGGGATATCATTTTAATGCCATGACATGCGAGGGCTGCAAGGGGTTCTTCAG GCGCGCCATGAAACGGAGCCTGCGTCTCAGCTGCCCCTTCCAGAACGCCTGCGTCATCAACAAGAATAATCGGCGGCACTGCCAGTCCTGCCGGCTGAAGAAATGCCTGGACATCGGGATGAAGAAGGAGC TGATCATGTCCGACGAGGCCGTAAAGCTCCGACGTTCCCTCATTAAGAAGAAGCAGGGGTTGTCCCCGGTACCGGCCCTGCCCCCCGCGACCAGCCTGACGGAGGAGCAGGAGAAGATGGTGAGGCAGCTCTCAGAAGCTCAGAAGAAGACGTTTGACTGGAACTTCACCCACTTCAGGAACTACCGG CCTATCAGGCGGCACCAGGATCCCCCGGACCAGCACCAGGAATCCACTGCCTTCTTGATGTTACCTCACATATCCGACCTGGTCACCTATATGATCAAGGGAATCATAAACTTTGCCAAAATTGTCCCGTATTTCAG GGATCTGGGTATGGAGGACCAGATCGCTCTTCTGAAAGGCTGCGCCCTGGAGCTCTGCGTCATACGATTTAACTCGGTTTTCGACTACAGGACGCAAACCTGGTCATGTGGTCAGTTCAGCTATAACAGTGACGATCTGGCCATGG CCGGATTCCACCAGCTCTTTTTACAGCCGCTGATACGATTCCACTGTATGTTGCGGAAGCTGTGCCTGCACATTGAGGAGTACGCGCTGATGCAAGCCATCTCCCTGTTCTCCGCAG ACCGGCCGGGTGTCCGCGACCATCAAAAAATCGATAAGATCCAGGAACATCTGGCGTTAACCCTCATGGCTTACATAGAGAGCCAGCGGCCGCCATCTCTGCAGAGCAG attcCTTTttgcaaagatcatggagtgtcTGACGGAGCTGCGTACCATGAACGACGAGCACAGTAAGCAGCTGCTGCACATCTGGGACATTCAGCCGGATTTCACCCCGCTCCTGCACGAGGTGTTCAGCAGATTGCCGGAGtga